From the genome of Rhineura floridana isolate rRhiFlo1 chromosome 7, rRhiFlo1.hap2, whole genome shotgun sequence, one region includes:
- the LOC133388926 gene encoding uncharacterized protein LOC133388926, translated as MMAEQPETIQATKPKQQPVTNQMTKPKPPKAVKHKHSKAVAKTKHLSHCTIKRPCYVSVLVPGESNHAQLTTLFHSHAASSDEDFPGFPVQPTVSQSGACSSSLPVGPSAVPPIQEQPSTSLGLQLSNKFITQLQGMLSFFAQSQSSSQVPAIHQRSGVQLVHSETNPSRSPDPFDVARGRFVDDVSFDGESAFALQDQGDEWSDYSEPEQDTSYRLFGASDYQPLVRRVLNTLGLQSTPTVASAPALKGARVLKSPTPAENFLPVPDPIAKLAKDEWSHPLQAHRFNIIADRLYPLAPDFSTRLAVPGIDKPISSLVSRSLLPREGDSHLKDATERRLDFALRKTHEAIAFSMRASTSASIFTRAAMMWLDDLIEDHNPDPASLRRSLLKLRKTAAFVADATLDANQLAARALAAQVVARRTLRLHHWQADSTPRVNLSRAPYAGSLLFGEEALRAVLVDPKDTRKPVLATVKKSSTDPLDVSLHIARLSPFGERSPGDEAAISQHLISAQPEEAGIDVSSVEVSTRAAEATQRPHTGEGLANADNTNAIPVGGRLLLFAEHWLPLTQVPWIRALFCYGYAIEFWAILPNKFYPSPCPRALDRHCIMQTAIHHLLDIEAIEPVPTAERSEGVYSLLFAVPKRDLSWRAVLNLKFINRFVKYRRFKMESLHSITDSLQEGDFLASIDLKEAYLRVPICIDHRKFLRFAFGSQHFQYRAMPFGLSSAPRVFTKVLLTLVAYLRLQGVHIYPYLDDLLIRARSRELTHRHLTLTLHVLQDHGWLVFPPFLRTPFCLPLPSRLLLSSQLQCQGGGLSIAGALVGRAKPLNQPSQYDLLTPILLLASATLSTALS; from the coding sequence atgatggcagaacagccagagacaatccAGGCAACCAAGCCAAAACAACAGCCAGTGACAAACCAGATGACCAAGCCTAAACCccctaaggcggtcaaacataagcactcaaaagcggttgccaaaaccaaacatcttagcCACTGCACAATCAAGCGGCCCTGCTATGTCTCTGTTCTAGTCCCAGGGGAGTCAAACCATGCACAGTTAACTACTCTCTTTCATTCTCATGctgcttcctctgatgaggacttccCTGGATTCCCTGTACAACCAACGGTCAGCCAATCTGGAGCTTGCTCTTCTTCACTACCTGTGGGGCCGTCCGCAGTCccgcctatccaagagcaaccaTCTACATCTCTGGGACTACAGCTGTCCAACAAATTCAttacacaacttcagggcatgctgtccttTTTTGCTCAGAGTCAATCATCTTCACAAGTTCCCGCTATCCATCAACGCAGCGGGGTGCAACTTGTACACAGCGAGACAAACCCATCACGTTCTCCAGACCCGTTTGacgttgccaggggcaggttcgttGATGACGTCTCCTTTGATGGGGAGTCCGCATTCGCGCTGCAAGACCAAGGAGACGAGTGGAGTGACTATTCGGAACCCGAGCAGGATACCTCCTATCGCCTCTTCGGTGCTTCCGATTACCAGCCCCTGGTGCGCAGAGTTCTGAACACCCTTGGTCTTCAGTCTACTCCAACTGTAGCTTCCGCTCCCGCtttaaaaggggccagggtcctgaaatccccTACGCCAGCAGAAAACTTtctccctgtgccagaccccatcgctaaactggccaaggacgaatggtcccaCCCTCTACAGGCACACCGATTTAATATCATTGCGGACAGGCTTTATCCTTTGGCTCCGGACTTTTCTACCAGACTGGCTGTCCCTGGCATCGACAAGCCTatttccagtttagtttccagGTCCCTCTTGCCACGGGAAGGGGACTCTCatctaaaggatgccactgaacgCAGACTGGACTTTGCTTTACGCAAGACCCATGAGGCCATTGCCTTTTCTATGCGTGCATCCACGTCAGCCTCTATTTtcaccagggcagcgatgatgtggttagaCGACCTCATCGAGGACCACAATCCAGATCCTGCCTCCCTGCGCAGATCGCTACTAAAATTGCGTAAAACAGCTGCctttgtggccgacgccaccttggacgcgaatcaACTAGCAGCACGCGCCCTGGCGGCTCAGGTCGTTGCCAGACGGACCCTCCGGCTTCAtcactggcaggctgactctactCCCAGAGTTAATCTTTCACGAGCACCTTATGCAGGCTCATTACTTTTCGGGGAAGAGGCATTAAGGGCAGTGCTTGTcgaccctaaggacactcgaaagcctgtcttggccaccgtcAAAAAGTCAAGCACAGACCCTTTAGACGTTTCGCTTCATATCGCACGTCTCAGCCCTTTCGGGGAACGCAGCCCTGGGGACGAGGCAGCGATTTCTCAGCATCTAATTTCCGCCCaaccagaggaggctggaatagacgtttcctcagtagaggtcagtaccagggccgcagaggctactcaacgtcctcatacaggggagggtctcgccaacgcAGACAATACTAATGCAATACCAGTTGGGGGCAGATTGCTCCTATTTGCcgaacattggctacccctgactcAGGTCCCATGGATCAGAGCCCTtttttgttatggatatgcaattGAGTTTTGGGCAATACTGCCAAACAAGTTTTacccctccccttgtcccagggcactagacaggcactgcatcatgcagactgcgatacatcaccttttggacatagaggcgatagagccagtccccactgcagagaggtcggaaggggtgtattccctcctatttgctgtgcctaaacgcgatctctcatggagggcggttttgaacctcaagttcattaaccgtttcgtaaagtatcgcaggttcaaaatggaatccctccactccattacagacagcCTGCAAGAAGGTGACTTCCTTGCCTCTATCgatctaaaggaagcgtatctccgtGTCCCTATTTGCATAGACCACAGAAAATTTCttcgttttgcctttggctcccagcacttccaataccgagcaatgccgttcggactctcgtctgccccgagagtatttaccaaagtgctacttaccctagtggcttacctcaggcttcaaggggtccatatctatCCCTATCTGGATGATCTTCTAATACGGGCAAGGTCTAGGGAGCTGACTCATCGTCATCTAACGCTCACGCTCCATGTTTTACAGGACCATGGCTGGCTagttttcccgccctttttgcgGACGCCATTTTGTTTGCCTCTTCCTTCTCGTTTGTTACTGTCTAGTCAGTTACAGTGCCAAGGGGGGGGGCTTTCTATTGCCGGGGCCCTAGTTGGCCGAGCCAAGCCTCTTAATCAGCCCTCACAGTACGATCTATTGACTCCAATACTGTTGCTGGCTTCTGCAACGTTATCAACTGCACTATCATAA